In Daphnia magna isolate NIES linkage group LG5, ASM2063170v1.1, whole genome shotgun sequence, the sequence CTCCTAGTGGCataatctctttttttcttgttatttttcctctttctttagTCCTGCACCATCAAGTTCCTCGTTCTCTTTTGGTACTGTCCCAGCAACTAGCAGCGCTGCACCGTTTTCGTTTGGAACCTCTACTGCTCCTCAGCAAGCCGGAGGTTTCCAATTAGGAGCAACCAATACATCTTCAGCGGGTAGTTTTGGCTTTGGATCAACACCACAAGCTACACAAGCTTTCAGTTTTTCAAGTGTTCCTTCAAACACTGCAACTGCCACAACATCAGGGACAGGAGCTACCTTTGGATTTGGAGGATTTAATGCAACAGGTAATTTATAGATACTGGGTTCCCTTTAAGTTAATTAATAGGGATTCAGATTCTCTAGACAATGGAAAACAGTCTATAAGTTGCAATTTTATAATGAAAAttgtgtgtttattttttaagtctTGTTATTTATAAGGTCTTTTTTctgaataatttttaaaatttgctCATTAATATGACTAAATTTATAAACTTACTTGTATAGCTGGCAAGAATTGAATCACCTTAATGTTACCACTGTGTTAACTACAATGTTAGTGGTATTAGGATGTAATTAGATTGAACTATTCTAAACATATCACATGTTCTACATTGCTAAAGTTCTTACAGCTGCTGGtctaatgttttcttttttaaatttgaacaaatattttagggtTTGGATTGGGCTCAGTATCAAGTGCACCTTTATCTGGGCTTTCTACCAATGTCATATCAACTACAACAACAGCACCTTCTCTTGGCCTTGGGGGTATTAATTCCACACCATTTGGAGGTGATCCTGCTGGTAAGCTTGCCACATCATCTTTTAAAGTAATATAtattcatttcatttgaaacatatttttatttgaccacTCTAGCATCAAACTCACAAGGAAAATCTGATTCCAAAGCTTTTAACGAAATGCCAGTTCCTGCTGAGATAACTCAATCAGTAGAAGAGTTCAAGTAAGTTGACAAGCAGGTTTTTCTTTGCGCAAAGAGTTAAATCTTCTTTGATGTATAGAAAGCAtgtgaaacaacaaaaagctaaaaaagaTGAGGTCAGTCGAGGAAGTAGCAAAGCCCCAGAAAAGGTTGGCGAAGAAGTTGAGACGTTGAAGAATATCCTGTCCAATTTGGCCAATAACATTCAGCAGCATTCTGCCCTGGTTCACAAACTGAAGCATGATGTAGCACTCGTAAGTCACACCTTGCTGTTCCACTTAGAAACAGAAGAACTcattttaattgattttaggaaataaaaaatgcggAAATTGCACAGCGCACCAAAGAAACAGCGCCAAGTATGCAACTGGATAACACCTCGCCCCTAGAATACTTTGTGCGCTTAGTGGCCGATTTCGAACAGCGGATGCAGTTTTACAAGTAattaattttgtaattttttttttttaaagctttttCACTTCATTCTACCCTTTTGTAGGCAACAAATCGAGGATACAGAAAGAAATCTATTGGCCATGAGCAAGCAACAAGCGTTAACACCTCAAGGTAGCGAACGCATTTTGGTACACAACTTTCTGTATaacattttccattttttttttgcgaaatATTTTTTCAGAATTGATGGGAACGATGAAAAAGCTGCACGAAGCTTTCGTTTTGTTGGCTGGACGTGTCCATATGATTCATACTACGCTTCAAAACTACAAAGACGATTATTTGACATACAGACGGCGAGTTTTGAATGATCCAACTGATATTTTTGCATCAAAGAGCCATGTCTCTTCCAAATCGTCACTGGTTAgccaattaaacaaaattggaagTGGGCCGTCTCCATTTGGAGGTATAGAACGCATTTGCCTATCACTAGTTTTCAgtactttatttttgttctaaTGTGCACAGGCACTTCAGATCCGCTATCTCGAACGTTGAATCATCTCTCCAGCTCTGTTCAAAGTTCTGGTGGTACTAGTGGAGGTCTGAGCTTTGGCTCCTCGTTAGCTAATAGTAGTTCTGTTCTGCCGAGTAGTAGCGCAGGTAGTCTAACCTTCGGGACGCCAAGTCGGTCGGCAGGTACAAGTTCTTGGACCAAAGAATGGACCAATTTCAATAAACCAATCCAGTAGCTGTCAGCTTCTTTTGCTGGCTTGTACTATTTTATAGTTTATGAAGAACGTTTTTGAAtacccttttatttttccatcgctatttttgtttatttttttttcttccccctttatttttgtttttgtattggCAACTTTAGGTTTTTTTGGTAGCTCTGCGCAGTCGTTGCAGTCAGCCAATTCCAGCTTCCAGTTGCAAAGCCCGCCCCCTGGCAATAAAAGGAACAAGCGCTAAATTTACCCCTGcactcttcttcttcttcaagatTCATGCTGTAAACATCCGTTTTTGAATAAACGATAATTTCCATATGCGTCTTCTGCACGTTCTCAAGTATtcgagcaaaaaaaaaaaaggactgtCCTTTcgctctctttttctctctcagtAACCTAAAGTTCTGGCTGCCGAACAGGAACACGTGCTAGC encodes:
- the LOC116922315 gene encoding nucleoporin p58/p45 isoform X2; the protein is MSFNLSSNQPSQPSTFGAQTFGAQSFGNPAPSSSSFSFGTVPATSSAAPFSFGTSTAPQQAGGFQLGATNTSSAGSFGFGSTPQATQAFSFSSVPSNTATATTSGTGATFGFGGFNATGFGLGSVSSAPLSGLSTNVISTTTTAPSLGLGGINSTPFGGDPAASNSQGKSDSKAFNEMPVPAEITQSVEEFKKHVKQQKAKKDEVSRGSSKAPEKVGEEVETLKNILSNLANNIQQHSALVHKLKHDVALEIKNAEIAQRTKETAPSMQLDNTSPLEYFVRLVADFEQRMQFYKQQIEDTERNLLAMSKQQALTPQELMGTMKKLHEAFVLLAGRVHMIHTTLQNYKDDYLTYRRRVLNDPTDIFASKSHVSSKSSLVSQLNKIGSGPSPFGGFFGSSAQSLQSANSSFQLQSPPPGNKRNKR
- the LOC116922315 gene encoding nucleoporin p58/p45 isoform X1, which translates into the protein MSFNLSSNQPSQPSTFGAQTFGAQSFGNPAPSSSSFSFGTVPATSSAAPFSFGTSTAPQQAGGFQLGATNTSSAGSFGFGSTPQATQAFSFSSVPSNTATATTSGTGATFGFGGFNATGFGLGSVSSAPLSGLSTNVISTTTTAPSLGLGGINSTPFGGDPAASNSQGKSDSKAFNEMPVPAEITQSVEEFKKHVKQQKAKKDEVSRGSSKAPEKVGEEVETLKNILSNLANNIQQHSALVHKLKHDVALEIKNAEIAQRTKETAPSMQLDNTSPLEYFVRLVADFEQRMQFYKQQIEDTERNLLAMSKQQALTPQELMGTMKKLHEAFVLLAGRVHMIHTTLQNYKDDYLTYRRRVLNDPTDIFASKSHVSSKSSLVSQLNKIGSGPSPFGGTSDPLSRTLNHLSSSVQSSGGTSGGLSFGSSLANSSSVLPSSSAGSLTFGTPSRSAGFFGSSAQSLQSANSSFQLQSPPPGNKRNKR